In Bacillus thermozeamaize, a single window of DNA contains:
- a CDS encoding subtype I-B CRISPR-associated endonuclease Cas1 yields MRKTRYLLSSGELKRKDNTLLFETEEGKQYIPVEDTQELMLFGEITLNKAVLELCTQKEIILHFFNHYGYYTGSYYPREHYNSGYMILKQAQYYLDNASRLDLAGRFVNGAGRNMLRVLKYYRSRGKPVQSVIDSIESQLPEIGSKTDIPSLMAVEGHMREVYYSAFDVILDKPDFRFERRSRRPPNNELNTLISFGNSLLYTQVLSEIYQTHLDPRIGFLHTSNFRRFTLNLDVAEIFKPILVDRVIFKVVGQQMITKDHFVRESGGLLLTDTGRKIFLKEWEEKLRTTIKHRTLGREVSHRRLIRMELYKIQKHLMGDQEYEPFEALW; encoded by the coding sequence ATGCGCAAGACGAGGTATCTGCTGAGCAGCGGGGAACTGAAGCGAAAAGACAATACGCTCCTGTTCGAGACGGAAGAAGGCAAGCAGTACATTCCCGTCGAGGACACGCAGGAATTGATGCTGTTTGGGGAAATCACGTTGAACAAAGCTGTGCTGGAACTGTGTACACAGAAAGAAATCATTTTACACTTTTTCAACCATTACGGTTATTACACCGGCAGTTATTATCCCCGAGAGCATTACAATTCCGGGTACATGATTTTGAAACAGGCACAATATTATCTCGATAATGCCTCAAGGCTGGACTTGGCCGGAAGATTTGTGAACGGAGCCGGCCGGAACATGCTGCGCGTACTGAAATACTACCGGAGCCGGGGAAAACCGGTGCAAAGCGTAATCGATTCGATTGAATCGCAGTTGCCGGAGATCGGAAGCAAGACGGATATTCCGTCGCTCATGGCGGTCGAGGGACATATGCGGGAAGTGTACTATTCGGCATTTGACGTCATATTGGACAAGCCGGACTTTCGATTTGAGCGCAGAAGCCGAAGACCGCCGAACAATGAACTCAATACATTAATCAGTTTTGGCAATTCCCTGTTGTATACGCAGGTGCTCAGCGAGATTTACCAAACCCACCTGGATCCCCGGATCGGCTTTCTTCACACCAGCAATTTCCGTCGATTTACCTTGAACCTGGATGTGGCCGAGATCTTCAAACCGATTCTCGTCGACCGGGTGATCTTCAAGGTTGTCGGACAACAGATGATCACGAAGGATCACTTCGTTCGCGAGAGCGGCGGGTTGCTGCTGACGGATACCGGACGGAAAATCTTCTTGAAGGAATGGGAAGAGAAGCTGAGGACGACCATCAAACATCGGACACTTGGAAGGGAAGTGAGTCACAGGCGCCTGATTCGTATGGAGCTTTACAAGATTCAGAAACATTTGATGGGCGATCAAGAGTACGAGCCATTCGAAGCGTTGTGGTAG
- a CDS encoding CRISPR-associated protein Cas4, giving the protein MSEQEALGVNGTLIWYYYICKRQVWLMARQLNPDEHDENLEWGRFLHEWRYAREKKELAFENVRLDVVGEREGKLVVAEVKKSSKFRKSAEMQLLFYLWQLWEAGVEAVGELRFPEEKRRETVRLDESSLEELKSAVSGIHRIVSSATPPKAQKIGYCKNCAYREFCWA; this is encoded by the coding sequence ATATCCGAACAGGAAGCGTTAGGCGTAAACGGCACCTTGATCTGGTACTACTACATCTGCAAGCGGCAAGTCTGGCTGATGGCCCGACAGCTCAATCCCGACGAGCACGACGAAAATCTCGAATGGGGAAGATTTTTGCATGAATGGCGTTATGCCCGCGAGAAGAAGGAACTGGCTTTTGAGAATGTGAGGCTGGATGTGGTGGGTGAGCGGGAAGGGAAGCTTGTCGTGGCGGAAGTCAAGAAATCCTCGAAATTCAGGAAGAGTGCCGAAATGCAGCTTCTCTTCTACCTGTGGCAATTGTGGGAAGCCGGGGTGGAAGCGGTCGGTGAGCTTCGTTTTCCCGAAGAGAAGCGGCGGGAGACCGTTCGTTTGGATGAGTCTTCCTTGGAGGAATTGAAGTCCGCCGTCTCCGGCATTCACCGTATCGTGTCTTCTGCTACCCCACCGAAAGCCCAAAAGATTGGATACTGCAAAAACTGTGCCTATCGCGAATTCTGTTGGGCCTAA
- a CDS encoding CRISPR-associated endonuclease Cas2: MFVVLVYDVGEKRVARALKTCRKYLTWVQNSVFEGEISEVNLKKLKAELQRVMNEEEDSVIIYTWWTQKYSSREILGVEKGNIDLFL; the protein is encoded by the coding sequence ATGTTTGTGGTGCTGGTATACGATGTGGGAGAAAAACGAGTGGCTCGTGCGCTGAAAACGTGCCGCAAATATCTGACCTGGGTGCAAAACTCGGTCTTTGAAGGCGAAATTAGCGAAGTCAACCTGAAGAAGCTGAAAGCCGAGTTGCAGCGAGTCATGAATGAAGAAGAGGATTCGGTCATTATTTATACCTGGTGGACACAAAAATACAGCAGCCGTGAGATATTGGGAGTTGAGAAAGGGAATATCGATTTGTTCCTGTGA